One window of Zalophus californianus isolate mZalCal1 chromosome 3, mZalCal1.pri.v2, whole genome shotgun sequence genomic DNA carries:
- the TSC22D1 gene encoding TSC22 domain family protein 1 isoform X6, with amino-acid sequence MDLVKSHLMYAVREEVEVLKEQIKELIEKNSQLEQENNLLKTLASPEQLAQFQAQLQTGSPPATTQPQGTTQPPAQPASQGAGPTA; translated from the exons ATG GATCTGGTGAAAAGCCATTTGATGTATGCGGTTAGAGAGGAAGTGGAGGTCCTCAAAGAGCAAATCAAAGAACTAATAGAGAAAAATTCCCAGCTGGAGCAGGAAAACAATCTGCTGAAGACACTGGCCAGTCCTGAGCAGCTTGCCCAGTTTCAGGCCCAGCTGCAGACTGGCTCCCCTCCTGCCACCACACAGCCACAGGGGACcacacagcccccagcccagccagcgTCCCAGGGCGCAGGACCGACGGCGTAG
- the TSC22D1 gene encoding TSC22 domain family protein 1 isoform X5, producing MKSQWCRPVAMDLGVYQLRHFSISFLSSLLGTENASVRLDNSSSGASVVAIDNKIEQAMDLVKSHLMYAVREEVEVLKEQIKELIEKNSQLEQENNLLKTLASPEQLAQFQAQLQTGSPPATTQPQGTTQPPAQPASQGAGPTA from the exons ATGAAATCCCAATGGTGTAGACCAGTGGCGATGGATCTAGGAGTTTACCAACTGAgacatttttcaatttctttcttgtcATCCTTGCTGGGGACTGAAAACGCCTCTGTGAGACTTGACAATAG CTCCTCTGGTGCAAGTGTGGTAGCTATTGACAACAAAATCGAGCAAGCTATG GATCTGGTGAAAAGCCATTTGATGTATGCGGTTAGAGAGGAAGTGGAGGTCCTCAAAGAGCAAATCAAAGAACTAATAGAGAAAAATTCCCAGCTGGAGCAGGAAAACAATCTGCTGAAGACACTGGCCAGTCCTGAGCAGCTTGCCCAGTTTCAGGCCCAGCTGCAGACTGGCTCCCCTCCTGCCACCACACAGCCACAGGGGACcacacagcccccagcccagccagcgTCCCAGGGCGCAGGACCGACGGCGTAG